The DNA window CCACCGGAAGGACAGCCccaatgtttttctcttcaagTTGGGCGGGGTCACGGCATCGTTCACGGCGTCTGTGGGCAGCCTTTTCCTCACGGCCATTGACCGCTACATCTCTATACACCGGCCTCTCTCCTACAGGCGCATCGTGACCCGGACCAAGGCGGTCATAGCCTTCTGTGTGATGTGGACTATCTCCATTGTCATCGCTGTGCTACCTCTGCTGGGCTGGAACTGTAAACGTCTCAATTCTGTTTGCTCAGAATTATTCCCTCTTAttgataagaactacctgatGTTCTGGATCGGTGTAACCAGTGTGCTAGTTCTTTTCATCATCTACGCCTACATGTACATCCTGTGGAAAGCACACCACCACGCTGTGCGCATGCTGAGCCGAACCTCCCAGAAGAGCCTTGTGGTTTACTCAGCAGATGGGACTAAAGTGCAGACCACACGCCCTGAGCAGACACGCATGGACATCCGTCTGgccaagaccctggtcctcaTCTTGGTGGTTCTGGTCATATGTTGGGGCCCAGTGCTCGCCATCATGGTCTATGACCTCTTCTGGAGTATGGGCAATGACATCAAGACAGTATTTGCATTCTGCAGCATGCTCTGCCTGCTCAACTCCACCGTCAACCCAATCATCTACGCCCTGAGGAGCAAGGACATGCGGCATGCCTTCCTCAGCTCCTGCCACGCCTGCAGGGGCAGCTCCCAGCAGCTGGACAATAGCCTGGAGTCAGACTGCCAGAACAGACACATTTCGGCCAACAGGGCTGCAGAGAGCTGCGTGAAGACCACTGTGAAAATAGCCAAAGTAACAATCTCTGTGTCGACTGAAACCTCTGCAGAAGCTGTCTAATTGGCCATCACTGGGGAGACTGTGTAAATATCATCCTCCCCGAACAATGTTATCCAACACTAGGATGCACAAGTTAGATATTccagagaaagacaaaagatCCTCTCCTAAAAGTATTGATTTACATCCTCACATAAACGCTTTAGTGGTTGCATTATTCTGTTTGTGACTGAGTACATAGTGTGCCAAAGTGCCAAATGGTATTGCAAGGTCACAGAAGGGacaatttgaaaggattctaaAGACTATCATGAGTCTGCCGTTTACCATAAGACTTCATGATATCCAGTTAGTGGAGGCATATTATATTTTTGTACTGTGAATTCAGGTTTTGAAAACAACACATCTTCATTTATGGGATAAGGGGCTACTGACATGTTTGATTAGAGCTGTTTTTCTGTGTCATTTAGACTTTAACACGTGTCTTGCGCCATTAATAAGATAAATCCTTGCGCCTTGACTTTCTACAGGCTTGATGTACAATGTTGAGTAAAAACATTCCTATGAGCTaatgtggaagaaaaaaaaaagatcgtCGTTAACATTTTGTACTTCTTCTGACAACACTCGGCGAGTGGCAAAGAGATTTCGAGAGGTGATTCATGCTCAagatatgaaaaaataaaacacatttaccgCCATCACTAAATATAATCTACTGACAGGAGACGGAGGTAAAATAATTCACAGCTTACGAGTGTGAAATCTCACACGGCATTTTCTGTGGCAGAGTGACGATCGTCCCTGTTGTCCATTCCTTTACTCGCTAGCTGTTAGACCTTTTGGAGTAACGTGTCTTTGTTCAAGTGTATACCTAACGACTGTACAGTGTTTTTCCTGCAAGAATAAAAGAGTTCAAATCCACTCGTTCAGCGACACAGCGAAAGCGACACGGACAGCAAGCTTTGGGCCAAAACttgaaaacattaaattcaAACCGAAACTCGGACCCAGTGTGCTGGACACTACTGTGACGAGCCGAGGGGGCTCCTGCTGTCATCAGATGTAGGATTCTTTTGGATTcagcctttgtgtgtgtatgcgtgtatgtgtgtgtttgtgcgtgtgcgtgtgtgtgtgtgatacctTGGTGATATGTTTCCAAGGCCCTGAGCCTTTTGGATCATTGCAGTGGGTTGTTTTTAGTGCTACTGTTGCAGCGGGACATCGtttatgaaaacaaaagcaGCCCATGCACAGGCCTAGTGAAGTACTTTTGACGTAactctgaataataataaaaaaacatgtctgctGTTGAGTTTCTTatccaaacaaagacacaagggTGATTCCAGTGgcagtgtctgtgtgcacactgTGTGGAGAATCAACAACTGACCTTACAAAAGAACATGtgatctttcttttcatttctaatATGATGATGTATTACGTTTTAATCTAAAAAATCTCTCACAGCACAATTGTTCTGTAGGCATTTATCTAGGTGTGAAGTTATCCAGACAGCTGTTACTCAGTATGCTTTGCTGCCTCTCGTATTATTGAAGATCAAAATGTCAAAGTGGCTTCTGTACAGTGCTGGCATAATGAGGAAatctatgaaaaaaaaaaagaaatcacaatCAGTCGAGTGTTTTTAGTATTGCTGTTATCAAACTTTTGAATAAAGTCACAGCTGGTTGTCATTTCGCTCGTTTTGATTGATTGTGTGATGATGGtgggaaacaggaggaaacagtcGAACCCTGAGCGACGGCCAGACAAAGGCCACAAGTGATGTTTTACTGCCCCCTGGTGAAAGCTCTAACACAGTCAGTCACTACTGGCAGTCTCTCTCCACTGACAGAGGGCTTCTCTGGCTTTGTTGCTGTGATTACTTCATGTAACCTCCAATGTGACAGAGTCAACGTGACCGGCTGCCGAGGCATCCTCTGATAGCAACATCTGCTCGGATCTTTTCATCTCTTGGCTCAGAGGGAATCGGGAAATTGCAACATCTGTTCACACAGATGTCAGAAGGATTTTGTCCATTTATCCACCGAATACTCCAGAGTCGTGAGCCAGGTTTACTGTGCCATGTGTGAGAGGCTGCGATTAGAGCTGGAAATCACTCCTGGATAAACAATCTGGGTTGAGTTCAAAGCggaattgattaattgattggtGGGCCGAAAGAAATTTAATCGGTAACACATTTTTTGGaagtatttagtttgtttttccaAGTTAAAATGACCGGACATTACTCAGTTTAAACTCTACTTCATGAGCACAAGATATCAACCTGGACTTAAAGGATTTGTACt is part of the Limanda limanda chromosome 18, fLimLim1.1, whole genome shotgun sequence genome and encodes:
- the cnr1 gene encoding cannabinoid receptor 1 encodes the protein MKSVLDGVADTTFRTITSGLQYLGSNDANYDNPANDVDFKGGFSLQKPLSAFRSNSFPDKVPADEELILKGIPFFPTNATDLFGNRSRDETGSMQCGENFMDMECFMILTPSQQLAVAMMSLTLGTFTVLENLVVLCVILQSRTLRCRPSYHFIGSLAVADLLGSVIFVYSFLDFHVFHRKDSPNVFLFKLGGVTASFTASVGSLFLTAIDRYISIHRPLSYRRIVTRTKAVIAFCVMWTISIVIAVLPLLGWNCKRLNSVCSELFPLIDKNYLMFWIGVTSVLVLFIIYAYMYILWKAHHHAVRMLSRTSQKSLVVYSADGTKVQTTRPEQTRMDIRLAKTLVLILVVLVICWGPVLAIMVYDLFWSMGNDIKTVFAFCSMLCLLNSTVNPIIYALRSKDMRHAFLSSCHACRGSSQQLDNSLESDCQNRHISANRAAESCVKTTVKIAKVTISVSTETSAEAV